The genomic region GAGCAATGACGCTTTTCTCCCGGGCATCCGGGGGCGGAGCGAAACACTCCAGCCTATTTTCTTCTGCCCGCTTTCCCTCTATGTCGCACAACCAGTCAATGACGTCCAATTATGTTCTAATATTGATCATAAACAGGCTGGAATGTGTCTTCATACGGGACCCCGCCGTAGGCAAAGGGCAATGTTTGCCGGGCTCCAGCTTCTGACACGGTCGTGTTATTTTTTACGGCAAGACGAATGCAATGAACGGATTGTTGCTTTCACCATCACTCTTCCCGGATTATGTTGGATGGATGAAAGCGAGCGATAGGGTTTCGGTCTATACGAAAATGATTAGCAAACTTTCATAAGCTTTTTCTCCATAGAGGAACTGTACGgtagcatatttttaaatgagtAATATGGTAAAATTTATTACCCAATTTTTGTACTCGAAATATGTTAGAGGAGCAATCCAATCCCCGATAGCAGTGACATCATGCGAAAGGTTGACAACCCTTTCCCGGACCTTTGGCGGGATGCTAAATGAACATTCCTGCCTTTCATAACCGGCATCGACAGTGTTCCCATTTTTCACACCGACATCCGACGGAGCGATCCATCAGCTCCACATAGTTTTAAGCATTCTTTTCCGCACTCCAGATGACATTCTTCGAAAGCTGAGAACAACCCGAAGACGCCAAGGTAGTTTTCGAGGATTTATGATGCCGCCCTTTGCCGGCCCCCTTTTTTTCTAATGCCTCCACATCCACCCCTCGAGCGGGAAATAATCTTTACCTATCTCGGCCCACGCACGGGGAAGTCGGTAGCAACCCGGGGAAGCTGGAGAAGTCGTTTGAATTTTATCATACGACCATGACGACGACCGATGCCGGTGGGATGGGTGCGCCATGCATGGCATGCACGGGTCGTTGTTAGACCCGAAACCGAGACCTCGTGGGAGAAAGACAAGCTTGGTTGCTcggttctctttttttctttcgtgcaCCAGTTCCCCGTTTCCTCCACAAAGAAGGCGCTCGTAAAGATTAAAATGGCCTGGGTTCAGTAGTGAGTAGAACGTAAACGAAGAACTACCGAAAGACCGAACTATAAACACGCCATAGCGCAAGACGCTGGAGGGGGTGGAAGGGCTCAACtatgtaattaaaattataataaattacTCCAGATCGCCCATTCGAAAAGCGTGGGTCGGCTCAGATTCGAACAATCTCGTTCTCTCCTATATATGCCACGTTCGCGTGCAGGCAAATATCGAGCCGAGATCGTAAAGCGTTTTTATAAATGAGATTATAGCAAAGTAAGTTTAGCTACGCTTTTGGTTCAACAACGCAATAGCGTTTTTGAGCTACCTCATACAgctgtttaaaaatatatgatTTCAACAACACCACACCAACCGTAATAAACTAGAGATGAAAATTagaagtgagaaaaaaaggttttccatCGCTGATAGCAAAGGGCAGGCAGCGGggcgaaataaaaatggagcAAAATCTACCGTGACGGAAAAAAGGCCAAATACACCGATGGAGGAGAAAATTTGAACAGAACAGGTATTATAAATAGAGGAAAACTTCCCAATTCATCATCGTTGAACACCGGCGAAGCTTCTGGTTCTCGGAGGTCAACAGACACAACCAGTTTTCCTCAGCCGCTGAAGAAACGCGAACTTTTATGCTTGCATATAATATAATTTTCCCCAAAGCtgggagtgtgtgtttgtacgatttttttctttttttcccccacttcGGCATCATCTTTAGACCAGTCTTGATGGGGTGGTGGATAATGGGGCTAAAGGCgaaggggaaagaaaatcaCACATTTTCCCCCACCCAACCGACCCACCCACACACCTCTTTTCCAATCCCGTTTGGCCTTCGCTCGCTTTGTCTATCCGGCCCAACAGGCGGCAAGAACACCGCGCTTCTTAATAATCATCGCCCAATgacgaatgggaaaaactcgtcCATCTTCTTGACTTATGGGGAAAAGCATGTTGCCCGACCGCCTTGAGGTCGCTTACCCCCAAACGATTGCTTTaggttttcttcgtttcctcCCTTCCACCTCCCACAAACCCTTCACCCAACCCGGTACCGGTATGGGTTGGCATGACTTCGTGATTGTCGCTCCAGAATCAAAAGTGAAAATCTTTCAATCTGGGTCAACGACATATTCTAGCGGGGTTCAACGATTCTCTATCGCCCTTCTCGAGAACTCATCCATCCAGTATGTGGAAGCGGGTGGTTGGACCAAGGGACCGGCGAAACGTGgcgtaataaataataatcatcACGGACCTCCCCGTACTTGAACTTACGGTTTCTGATGATTCAAATTAAACCCCAACACATACTAAAAAAGGAATTATTTCTTCTTGCTGTACGTTGAtaaggggtttgttttttgttaactAATtctaaaaacacattttccaacaaTGATTTAATATGTTGTTTGGGGTTTCTATTACTTATTTAAAGCCCATAATCATTTTAAAGTTTCCAAAAGTTTTAACCAATCTACGGAAcagcttttctttcttctcaaACCCTTCTTTTCAATGCAATTCTTCGTTGATAACATGCTGTGCAAGTTTCATGTGCAACATTACCAGCTGCCCCATTATTGCCCGGGGGCAATCGAATGGCGCTGAATTTCACCGGAGATGAAAAACCAATTTGTTGCACACGGGTGGAGTGTTGAAGAAAATCTCTCGAAGAAAATTAGAGATGGAAAGAGAGAggaggagagagaaagagaatatGACGTTGTCCTGGCGTGGAAGAGATTGTCCCGCTTGAGGATGTAACGGAGTGGGTCGAGAAATTGCATACAACCAAACATTGCACTTTCGGTGCCGAAATGTTGCTGCAGCTGCAACCGGGAATGCACCTTTTGTATGCTCCAGCCGCGGTCGGTCGGATACGGAGCGAACGGAATTGGTGTACGCCGAAAAGGGACTCCAGAGAGATGGCATGGCGGGCgcctttttcttcgattttccAAATACGCAATACCGTTCGGTACCGTTAGGTGTCGGATATAGGAACGCGCTGTACCGGCACACACCCCATTACGGAAGCACCCAGTATTCCTGCACCACCGGCTGAACTCAATCCGAGTTTCGCTCCTTCGCAGGAACCTACCTTGGAATGCAGTTCGATGGCGTCCGGTCCACTTCCCAGGCGGCGAACAGCTTCATCGGGACCGGCTTGGTCATCGCCATCCTCTCGAATTTGGCCACTTTGTCGGTCATGGTGAGCGGTGTTGGAGGCTTTGTTTCACTTGtcgttttcttctcctttcgcTGGTCGATTCCGGTTCCGGAGGCGCAGCAACCCTTTGGCAAACCGAGAGCAAAACCGGGACCTTTCGCTGCGCTTTTGCCACAGCTACTCTGATGACGGCGCAACCGACGACTCTCAACACCGGGATTCGCCGGGAACTATGGCAACCGGAACGTGAGGCCTCTCTCGCTTTGGCTTTCGCTTGGGCGATGGACGTTCGGGGCTGGAGGACTGACAAACGGCGTACCAACCCGCGCGGATTAAGAATTACCTTTCAATTGGCCCTTTTAGTGCAATCTTTTGTATTCATATCGCTacgctctttttctctccggCTATCTCTTGCGTTTAAGATGGACACTTCATACACACCACCTTTCTTCCGGTTTGCTTTCACTTTCCGGGCTCAAAACCCTGATTCCGGTTTTCGTTTTATCTCCACAGCCAGCGTCGCCTTTTTCAACGACACCCACGACGAACACAACACATCGCTCGCAGGCAGCCTCGAACACGAAAACACACCACACACCAAAGGAGGCGGCTGCCTTTGATGGATTATTTTCACGCGAAGGGTCGCGGCTAGCAAAAGGTATGGCTTTGTGAGCTAACCTATTCCGGTACAACTAGGAGGTTTTActttgctgtttttgttttaatatttttatttggcaAAATTCAGTCACCGAAAGCGCAAACAGGGACTTATCGCGGCCGCAAATCTTTCTGCCTCTTATCGGACAACACCGTGTTGATAGATATCGTATTCTCTCTCCCTGGATTGCGCTCCGTAAGGCGCTCTCCGGGCCCACGGGGATCaggaaaatttggaaaagccAATGCAACAGGGGTGCCGCCGTCGATTAGCTTTTCGCTTTCCTCCTTTTTCGATCCAACGTCAGGAGCCAGCAAACAAACCACCAAAGATACGGCACAATCTACGGATGGCCAGCAGTCGCCGAGACGGGAGGAGATGAGATAACGCAATTCCGCGACTAGACACTACGGGTCATCACACCCCGCGATTCACGttcacgaacacacacacacacatgcacacaatcCGCACGGAAAATGCTTGCAAAAAATATTACACTATTTCCGAGGCGTCGTCACACCTGGTGGCGGCAGCTGGGTGTGCGGCGATGGACCAGCGCCATTCGCCCAGAGGTTGTTTTGAGGCTGCGCCCATTTGACAGGAAAATGGAAGTCGCCACTCCTTCGGATAATACGCAACTTCCGAAAAGCGCACGGTATCCTGCAGCACAGCACTCCTTCCTCACGGGGCGTACACGAACAACAGAGCACAAGACAGACACCGTGTCACAACCTCCGGTTGTTTCATTCACGAAAAACCACCCTTTATCCTAACACATCCGGTCGGGAGTCGCTTAcagacatccgaagcacaaaGCGGTATCGCTCGAGCTCGCGACCACCATTCCGTACACAAAGAAAATCCACCGACTTGCGACAGGGCGACCACTGGTACGGACGCAAATGTTTTTAACcaaatttgttaaaacaaaGACAAAGATGCCAACCAAACGAGCATCAGCTACAGATACCGTCGACCGTCCACCTTGAAAGATTTTTGTCAACTGACAGTCGGAAGCAAGGTTACTGGAGTCAAGCGTTATTGCTTCGAAAGGCAAACTAATGTGCAGTGATTTGACGGAAGGGCGAAATTTGACAGAAATACTTggataataattttaacaaaacaatCTGTGGTACCAGagtaaataattcaaatttaaCATATTATATTAAATGAACTACGATATAAAAGACATGAATATTGGTCAGCTATCTACAATTTCTTCGTTCCGCATGAAAATGCTTCCTAtggaattaaacaaaacacacattggTTTTCTTGGTTTATTAGTTTATAATGCATCGTAATATGCTTAAAAGGTTACATAACATGTAAACAATATATTGCATCATAAACTAACCTATGTAAATTAACAACATAGTAATTTTTATCGACATTGCAATCCACGCAACTGAAATTACCGGCCATTCGAACAACATCAAAAGATGTGATCAACTCACCTTCTGATGCAATCATCCGATTCGTTCATAGAACCTTGGTTACTAGTCCAAACAATAgctaaaataatcaatttgtTGACTGATTAGTCATTTTTACAATTCACTTCCTAAGGGAGATTACCTTTTTTAggcaaaaaagttgttgatgAAATTAATGTTCCTCTAAATTCAGCTTTTATGTGAATTAAACACTGCCCAGGTTGATGATCAGACGCCTCTCCAAAACGTCAGACGAACTGACAGACGGATGATTAACCAAGCAAAACAACTGTTCTTTTTTACGTAAAATAACAAAGAACCGGCACGGACGTTCGTTATATCCAAAGCGAAAGGCTTTAAAATCAGCGTATTTCAGAGTATAAGTATTGAAGCAATGTATGATAGAAAAAAGCGTAGAGAGGTACGCAAATATACGGCAagtgatttaaatttgtttttgtctcaCGCGGACTTTTGCAGATGGCCAAAGTTCACGAAGCGTTACGGCCGATCCAGTGGCTCATCGGAACCTGGGAATCGGTTAGCGCAAAAGGAAGCTATCCCACAATTAACGATTTTTCTTACAACGAAGTCATCAAGTTCGAGTCACTGGGACAACCGTTGCTCAACTATGAGGCACGTTCCCGACACCCCGTTTCCGGAGCCCCCATGCATTTGGAGAACGGATTCTTGCGCGTTAAGGTGGGCAGCAATCAAGTCGCTTTCATGATCGCGCATAATTTTGGACTAGTCGTGCTGGAAGAAGGAGAGGCTACAGAAACAACTTTAAATTTGCTATCAAAATCCGTCGATCGTATGTCCTTTGGAAAGGATCCAGCTGTGACGGCGGTTCAGAAAAAATATCGACTGAATTCGGACGGAACACTCGAGATTCAAACAGATATGGCGACAACCAATACACCAATGACCAATCATTTGAATGTCATTTATAAAAAGGTAGCATAATTTTACCTAGGAACAAAGCCTTGTAGGTTCAGGGAATGTAGATTAATGTGTTAAGTTTACAAAACATGAATTTAATGCATGCGGTGTTGGAACTATTATTCAATTGTTAATTACAAAAATGTAGaaatagtaataaaaatgCATCGAGTAACCAACTCctaattaatttttctcttGAATTAACAAAGTTCACTTTGCCATCACCAATTAGCTATTCATATTCTTGTAGTATCTGAGATCGTGAGGAGATCTGATTAGTTCGCAAGATATCTGGCCGCAGCTCAAAGTTTAAACTATTCCGAGGAAGCTTGAAAAGGAGCTAAAGAACGGTAACACTTTTATCCTACTTTTCTGTATGCCGTTCTACATTTTTCAATACTTATCTCTTCATCATTCATAGCCTATTAAAAAGCCTTCTGATGGGACGATCCAGGATCAAATCCAAGCCAGAGCTGAACTCTCCGAAAGTCACGCTTAGCTCATTTCCATATGTATTGTCTTTCAACCTGGATTCGTTTCCGACCTTATCGCAATTAGCAGACAGAAAGTCGATGAAAAGAAATGTCGCTTGGAAAAATGAGCAATACTGTGAAGAATCACCACATCATCGCATTCACATGGATCATCCTGAAGCATGTTTTTCAACTCCTTTGAATCACCGCGCTTGTTGCTGGGAGTCCAAAAATACCAAGTATAAGTACTCTTTCGATGTTTTGCACGAAATAAGAGAAAAGATGTTTGCAGCGTCGCAAAACAGTTGTCACTGCCAAAGACTTCGTCCGATGGCGGAACACTGCACCTGCGACTTGAAAGACTTTTATAACGATCGGTGGTTGTATAGAGGTCATCAACTGAATCAATCGTTACGATCATTTTCCAACCATTATCACTGCGGATGCGTTAAACAACCTTCACATTATCTGCATTCCgatcaaaatgaaacaacacgAGATCTTGCAGATATACAATACTCCCAGAAGCAGTACTACCCAACAGCGATCGATCATTCCAAAGCCCGCATTTCACCACGAAGTCCACATTCCGTCACCATGTTACCTCGCACATCAACCCCAACGAATGGGTGCTGGGACAAGCTTTCCTTCAGCATCTGGCAAAGGTTTACCGCTATAAAGCAGACCGAGAAAACCTTCTTGCAAAAAATGAATCTTTGGGGACACCTGTACGAATGCGTCCAAAAGATTCCGCGTCTGCCAAAGTTCGAGCTATTTCTGATGGGCAGCACCATTTCTGGGTTCGGCATGGAGGGCTCGGACATCGATATGTGTGTGGTGGCAAAGGATGGTCCGTTGTATTGCGATTTGCGTACGGAAGCACTGGAGAATCTCCTACATGTGAAACAATTTCTTGATAGAATGCCTTCGACAAATCTGGAGCAAATTTCACTAATCTGCGCAATGGTTCCTATTCTGCGGCTCAAGCACAAACCGGATGATTTCGACATTGAAATCAGCTTTAACAACTATGTGGGAATAAGGAACACTCAACTATTGCACTGCTACGCTCAACGTGcgtattttaaatattcctaCGGAATTGTAGCAAGTTTCATTC from Anopheles coustani chromosome 3, idAnoCousDA_361_x.2, whole genome shotgun sequence harbors:
- the LOC131258849 gene encoding peroxynitrite isomerase THAP4-like, whose translation is MAKVHEALRPIQWLIGTWESVSAKGSYPTINDFSYNEVIKFESLGQPLLNYEARSRHPVSGAPMHLENGFLRVKVGSNQVAFMIAHNFGLVVLEEGEATETTLNLLSKSVDRMSFGKDPAVTAVQKKYRLNSDGTLEIQTDMATTNTPMTNHLNVIYKKVA